A section of the Pseudorasbora parva isolate DD20220531a chromosome 2, ASM2467924v1, whole genome shotgun sequence genome encodes:
- the LOC137052945 gene encoding transmembrane protein 114: MKVTFTCLVSFVATVGVLSFVSLVLAIGTDFWYIIDTSKRENSSSVSLSSHSGLWRTCNFHNQCWPFMNPFGAGRNVSDSQRQILNMQGTFIVLLPLSVIVLFVGGMLGFISMLARAYLLLLLTGVLLLFGAMLSLAGICVYMAYSAAAFKEAVEISGRKTLEDIEIYFGWSVVLASVSFVGELCTAMAFLFTSARVSQLTSQEEEE; this comes from the exons ATGAAAGTCACTTTCACATGCTTGGTTAGTTTTGTGGCCACCGTTGGTGTCCTCAGCTTTGTAAGTCTCGTTTTGGCGATTGGAACCGATTTTTGGTACATCATTGACACTTCTAAGAGAGAAAACAGCTCATCTGTGTCTCTGAGCTCACACTCTGGACTGTGGCGAACTTGTAACT TTCATAACCAGTGCTGGCCATTTATGAATCCTTTTGGAGCAGGAAGAAACGTATCCGATTCACAAAGGCAGATACTAA ACATGCAAGGGACATTCATCGTCCTCCTGCCTCTCAGCGTGATTGTGCTTTTTGTTGGAGGAATGCTGGGCTTCATCAGTATGTTGGCACGAGCCTACCTGCTGCTTCTCCTGACCGGAGTGCTGCTTCTGTTTGGCG CTATGCTCTCATTGGCTGGAATTTGCGTCTACATGGCTTACTCTGCGGCCGCCTTCAAAGAGGCTGTGGAGATCTCTGGCCGCAAAACCCTGGAGGACATAGAGATTTACTTTGGCTGGTCTGTGGTTCTGGCCTCTGTTTCTTTTGTTGGAGAACTTTGTACTGCCATGGCTTTCCTATTTACCTCAGCCAGAGTGAGCCAGCTGACCAGtcaggaagaagaagaataa